From a region of the Panicum virgatum strain AP13 chromosome 2K, P.virgatum_v5, whole genome shotgun sequence genome:
- the LOC120676854 gene encoding uncharacterized protein LOC120676854, which produces MSAQPHKQHDDGGGGKPASSGPSLIFSKPRRGHRAADRMAGEEELLAGGGVPIHPPRLEDAGLEDCALPPESIAEAFSLAAAAVSSRLARFPLSDEEEDEEYRIPATRGGGCVDGGGPARGAVPETDALVGAGGVRGDGGADEVVVVGGGRGGGCEDAVVVGGRGEEQDGVVVVGEGRRGEEKLGKEDGCVEGVREGVSEPERAQGDGADEVAAEEAILVPDFA; this is translated from the coding sequence ATGTCCGCACAACCGCATAAGCAGCAcgacgacggaggcggcggcaagCCGGCAAGTTCCGGGCCTTCGCTCATCTTCTCGAAGCCTCGGCGTGGGCACCGGGCGGCGGATCGAATGGCGGGTGAGGAggagctcctcgccggcgggggcgtGCCCATCCACCCCCCGCGGCTGGAGGACGCGGGGCTCGAGGACTGCGCGCTCCCGCCGGAGTCCATCGCCGAGgccttctccctcgccgccgcggccgtctcCTCCCGCCTCGCCCGCTTCCCCCTctccgacgaggaggaggacgaggagtaCCGCATCCCGGCGACGCGCGGAGGCGGCTGCGTGGATGGCGGGGGGCCCGCCCGCGGCGCCGTCCCCGAAACCGACGCCCttgtcggcgccggcggcgtcaggggcgacggcggcgcggatgaGGTCGTGGTCGTcggcggagggcgcggaggCGGGTGCGAGGACGCGGTGGTTGTCGGCGGGCGCGGGGAAGAGCAGGATGGAGTCGTGGTGGTCGGGGAagggcggcgcggggaggagaAGCTGGGGAAGGAGGATGGATGCGTCGAGGGGGTCCGAGAAGGGGTCAGTGAACCGGAGCGCGCGCAAGGCGACGGAGCGGatgaggtggcggcggaggaggcgatcTTGGTGCCAGATTTCGCGTGA